The genomic interval CGCCGATGAGGCAGTGATGCGGCAGAGGCGCAACGTTAAATATACCACCGGGGTGAGCACGCTGCAACCAGTCCCGTAGTCCCCTATCGGCCGCCAACCCAAAACAAGCAAGTCCTCCCCGTCCAAGCTTGCGCTTGCTCGAATATGCTCCTTGCTTCTACTTCTTCGGCTGTTCGGCGCCTTCTCCCACTCCCAGGATGCTCTTGAGAAGCGATCCGGCGTTTTCGATGTTCACGTAGAACTGCGGCACGTCACCTAGGATTATCGCCTCCGCAATCGGCATGCTCGTGTTTACCACGACACTTGCGCTGACAAGCGGGACCACTATCTTCACATAGGCCTCGATCTCCAGATAGATCCTATGCCTCAGCTGGTTTATGCCCGCGGTCTCGAAGAAGTCAGTGACTGACGTGTTCACAGTCCCGATTGGCAGGATGGTAGCCGTGATCCACGGTCCCATGGAAGCCAGGAGGCTGCTCCCGAGCACCTGCCCGAGCGGCACGGAGATCTTCTCTCGCTGCGCTGCCCTGAGCGCCTGCTGCACCCGTATAGTCGTGACCGCCGCTATGCGACTGATCTCACCCGTATTGGGCTGCACTGCCACCACGTTGCCCTGCCCGTCGGTCCGCCACGCCATCAGGTCTTCATACTTGATGTCCAGCGCGATCTCCTCGGAAAGCGCCGTATTGACTGCGTTGGTGGCAATGATCCGCGCCCGGGCTTCGGCGATCTCGAGCAGGGTCGGCTTGAGCCTGGTCTCGACGATCATGAATGCCCCCGCACCGAGCGCGATTCCTAAGGCCGCGCAAACCATCAGCAGACGACGGACTCTGCCGCCGCGGGTTCCACGGCGGGGCCCGGCCCGCGAGCGCACTCTCCTCCCACGAGGCTGAGCTCGGAGCCCGGGCCTGCGAACGGCGGGGCGCCTTCTCACGCGGGCCACGAACCTCACGAGCCAGTTCGGGGCGAGCCATCCGATCGGCAGCCGCACGCACATGGCAGACCACCCCTCCCCAGGTTATGCGGGAGGGGCGGCAAGTGTGACTGTGCGCCTGGCCTACTATGCCATCGGCACCCTGGAGGAGCTTCCGAAGAGCCTCATCTTTGCCGCGGCGACTGCACGGACCGCGGCTGAGGCTGGTTTGAGGATATCCCTTGGGTCAGTTATCTCCGGGTGCGTGCCCAGGGTCTCTCTGATAGAAGCTATGAACGCGAGCCTCATATCCGTGTCGATGTTCACTTTGTTGATCCCACGCCTGATGGCCTCGACAATGCTCTCGTCAGGGATCCCACGGGACCCGGCCCACTTCGCACCGTACTTCTCGCCGAGCATGACGGTATCTGGTGACACGCCAGAAGCCCCGTGCAGTACAAGAGGTATTGGGACGCGCTTCTTGATCTCGGTGACGAGGTCCAGTGCAAGCACAGGATCCCCCTTGAACTTGTGCGGCCCGTGGGAGGTGCCGATGGCGACCGCCAAGGCGTCCACGGCTGTGCGCTCCACGAATTCGCGAGCCTCGTCCGGATCTGTGAGAATCGCGTCTCGTTCAGCGACCGCGATGTTGTCTTCAATCCCCGCCAGCTTGCCCAGTTCCGCCTCGACGCTGACCCCAACTGCGTGAGCGGTCTCGACCACCTTGGCTGTGAGGGCGATGTTCTCTTCGAAAGGCAGGTGGGACCCGTCGATCATCACTGATGTGAATCCGTTCCTGATGCAGTCGACTATGGTCGCGTAGTTTCGCCCGTGATCGAGATGGAGTGCAACCGGGACCTGAACACTATCCGCTATGGTCCTCACCATCCCCGAGATCTCCCGAAGGCCAGCGTAGGCGATGGCGCCCTCGGAAACCTGTACTATAATGGGAGACCTCTCATCCACCGCCGCCCGGACCACGGCCTTGGCGAACTCCAGATTGTTGACGTTGAACGCCCCCACCCCGTACCCGTCCCTGTTCGCCGGGTCCAGGATGGCCTTTGAAGTCACAAGTCCCATGTCTCACGCCCCCCAGGTAGTCTTCTCAGTTCGCCGTGGATACCACGAACCGCGCGAACCGGCGCTTTCCTACCTTGAGTACCATACCCGAAACGGGCTCGATTTCCTCCAAAGGGTCCTCCACCCTCCGGTCGTCGATTCGGACTCCGCCTTGTTCTACCAGGCGCCTGGCCTCAGAGTTGCTGCCAGCCAGCCCAGCCAGGACGACCAGCCGTGCAGCCTGGACTTTTCCGTTTGTAAGTGCATCCGGGCCGATGACGGTATCGGATATGTCCTCGGGAAGCTCGCGCCGGGAAAATACCCGGTTGAACTCCTCTTCCGCGCGATCCGCCGCCTCCTTCCCGTGGTACTGCGTCACTAGCTGCCTTGCCAGTTTCCGCTTCGCGACCATCGGGTGGAGGCTCCCCGTCCTCAGCCCTTGCTCGACCTCAACCTTCTCCGAAAGAAGTAGAGTCGTGGCACAGTCCACATAGGGCACTATGAGGTCATCAGGAATCGACATAGTCTTCCCGAAGATGTCCTGCGGCGCCTCGTTGATTCCGATGTAGTTGCCCAGACTCTTGCTCATCTTGG from Bacillota bacterium carries:
- the yunB gene encoding sporulation protein YunB, with the translated sequence MCVRLPIGWLAPNWLVRFVARVRRRPAVRRPGLRAQPRGRRVRSRAGPRRGTRGGRVRRLLMVCAALGIALGAGAFMIVETRLKPTLLEIAEARARIIATNAVNTALSEEIALDIKYEDLMAWRTDGQGNVVAVQPNTGEISRIAAVTTIRVQQALRAAQREKISVPLGQVLGSSLLASMGPWITATILPIGTVNTSVTDFFETAGINQLRHRIYLEIEAYVKIVVPLVSASVVVNTSMPIAEAIILGDVPQFYVNIENAGSLLKSILGVGEGAEQPKK
- the fba gene encoding class II fructose-1,6-bisphosphate aldolase, which produces MGLVTSKAILDPANRDGYGVGAFNVNNLEFAKAVVRAAVDERSPIIVQVSEGAIAYAGLREISGMVRTIADSVQVPVALHLDHGRNYATIVDCIRNGFTSVMIDGSHLPFEENIALTAKVVETAHAVGVSVEAELGKLAGIEDNIAVAERDAILTDPDEAREFVERTAVDALAVAIGTSHGPHKFKGDPVLALDLVTEIKKRVPIPLVLHGASGVSPDTVMLGEKYGAKWAGSRGIPDESIVEAIRRGINKVNIDTDMRLAFIASIRETLGTHPEITDPRDILKPASAAVRAVAAAKMRLFGSSSRVPMA